In one window of Ruminococcus hominis DNA:
- a CDS encoding methylglyoxal synthase yields the protein MNIGLVAHDAKKKLMQNFCIAYRGILSKHNLYATETTGTLVENVTNLTIHKYLPGHLGGKQMLGAQIEHNDMDLLIFFRDPLTSRSHEPDVNDIVKLCDIYNIPIATNIATAEALILALDRGDLDWREMYK from the coding sequence ATGAATATCGGATTAGTAGCACATGATGCAAAAAAGAAACTTATGCAGAATTTCTGTATTGCATACAGAGGAATATTGAGTAAACATAATCTGTATGCAACGGAAACAACAGGTACGTTGGTTGAGAATGTTACAAACCTAACAATCCATAAATATCTTCCTGGACATTTAGGCGGAAAACAGATGTTAGGGGCTCAGATTGAACATAATGATATGGATTTACTTATTTTCTTTAGAGATCCATTAACATCACGTTCTCATGAACCGGATGTCAACGATATTGTAAAGTTGTGCGATATCTATAACATACCAATTGCAACAAACATTGCCACTGCAGAGGCTTTGATTCTTGCATTAGACAGAGGAGATTTGGATTGGCGTGAAATGTACAAATAA
- a CDS encoding FtsW/RodA/SpoVE family cell cycle protein: MKFFIKKLKQQYHIQDYNFILIALVLAISIVGIFVVGSAKDSYQFKQLLGVLIGFVAMVIVSLIDYEWILKFYWLLYIVNLVLLVAVLLFGVEANGATRWLNLGFIQFQPSDLTKILMILFYAQFLKKRHRVINDKWTIIQGVALILPSLALIYEQPNLSNTICLGLLFCVLMFVGGLSYKFIGTVLAIVVPIAVILFVIVIQPNQPLLHGYQQNRILAWLEPEKYESDEAYQQLNSVMAIGSGQLTGKGYNSDATTSVKNGNFISEPQTDFIFAIIGEELGFVGCCSVIILLLLIVISCISVGMRTKDVSGKLICSGVAALIGIQSFINISVATMLFPNTGISLPFVSYGQTSVVCFYIGIGLVLNVGLQQNKYQ; encoded by the coding sequence GTGAAATTTTTTATTAAAAAGCTTAAACAGCAATATCATATACAAGATTATAATTTTATTTTAATTGCACTTGTTCTTGCAATATCTATTGTTGGAATTTTTGTTGTAGGAAGCGCAAAAGATTCATATCAATTTAAACAACTACTTGGAGTACTTATTGGATTTGTTGCGATGGTGATTGTTTCATTGATTGATTATGAGTGGATATTAAAATTTTACTGGTTATTATACATCGTTAATTTAGTATTACTTGTAGCAGTGCTTTTATTCGGTGTTGAGGCAAATGGTGCAACCAGATGGTTGAATTTAGGATTTATTCAATTTCAGCCATCTGATCTGACTAAAATTTTAATGATTTTATTCTATGCACAATTTTTAAAGAAACGACATCGGGTAATCAATGATAAGTGGACGATCATCCAGGGCGTTGCACTTATCCTTCCGTCTTTAGCATTGATTTACGAGCAGCCTAACTTATCAAACACCATCTGTCTGGGCTTATTGTTCTGTGTATTGATGTTTGTAGGCGGTTTGAGTTACAAATTTATAGGAACAGTATTGGCAATCGTAGTTCCAATAGCAGTGATTTTGTTTGTGATTGTCATACAGCCAAATCAACCATTACTTCATGGATATCAGCAAAACCGAATTCTTGCATGGCTGGAGCCAGAGAAATATGAATCGGATGAAGCATATCAGCAACTAAATTCTGTTATGGCAATTGGGTCAGGACAACTAACCGGTAAAGGCTATAACAGCGATGCGACAACCTCTGTTAAAAATGGAAATTTTATTTCAGAGCCTCAAACAGATTTTATTTTTGCAATTATTGGTGAAGAATTAGGATTTGTGGGTTGTTGTAGCGTCATTATTTTGCTATTATTAATAGTAATCAGTTGTATTTCTGTTGGAATGAGGACGAAAGACGTAAGTGGAAAGCTCATTTGTTCCGGAGTAGCTGCATTGATCGGTATCCAAAGTTTTATTAATATCAGTGTAGCAACAATGCTATTCCCAAATACCGGAATTTCGCTTCCGTTTGTCAGCTACGGACAGACCTCGGTCGTCTGTTTCTATATTGGAATCGGACTTGTTCTTAATGTTGGACTTCAACAGAATAAATACCAGTAA
- a CDS encoding cell division topological specificity factor MinE, whose translation MSVPSVEIAKERVRSLVVADRMKCTPDIVEKMSNDIYIAISKYIDIKPEQLDIEISRSDIHIKL comes from the coding sequence ATGAGTGTGCCATCTGTTGAGATTGCAAAAGAAAGAGTACGGTCATTAGTTGTAGCCGATAGAATGAAATGTACACCTGATATAGTAGAGAAAATGTCAAATGATATATATATTGCAATTTCTAAATATATTGATATTAAACCAGAACAGTTGGATATCGAAATTTCAAGATCAGATATACATATAAAACTATAG
- the minD gene encoding septum site-determining protein MinD: MGEVIVITSGKGGVGKTTTTANIGIGLASKGKKVVVIDTDLGLRNLDVVMGLENRIVYNLVDVISGGCRMKQALIKDKRFPELYLLPSAQTKDKSAVSPEQMRKLISELKMEFDYILLDCPAGIEQGFKNAIAGANRAIVVTTPEVSAIRDADRIIGLLEANGIAKKELLINKLRVDMVRRGDMMSVEDVTEILAIPLLGVIPDDEQVVIATNQGEAVIGESGVAGKAYSNICQRILGEEIQIPDFNRPEGILSRFKHIFVKN, from the coding sequence ATGGGTGAGGTAATTGTCATTACATCAGGAAAAGGCGGTGTTGGTAAAACAACAACGACAGCAAATATCGGAATAGGGCTTGCATCAAAGGGCAAGAAGGTTGTAGTCATTGATACAGACTTAGGACTTCGGAATCTTGATGTTGTCATGGGATTGGAAAATCGTATTGTATATAATCTGGTAGATGTAATCTCAGGTGGATGTAGGATGAAGCAGGCATTGATCAAGGACAAGCGTTTTCCAGAGTTATATTTACTTCCTTCGGCACAGACAAAAGATAAGTCAGCGGTGTCACCGGAACAAATGCGAAAGCTGATCAGTGAATTAAAGATGGAATTTGATTACATTTTACTTGATTGTCCTGCAGGGATTGAACAAGGATTTAAAAATGCAATTGCGGGTGCTAACAGAGCAATTGTTGTAACCACCCCGGAAGTTTCCGCTATCCGTGATGCAGATCGTATTATAGGTCTTCTAGAAGCGAACGGAATTGCAAAAAAAGAGTTACTGATCAATAAGCTTCGCGTTGACATGGTACGAAGAGGCGATATGATGTCAGTCGAAGACGTGACAGAAATTCTGGCAATTCCGCTTCTAGGAGTAATTCCGGACGATGAGCAGGTTGTAATTGCAACAAATCAGGGGGAAGCTGTAATTGGGGAGTCCGGCGTTGCAGGGAAGGCATATAGTAATATTTGTCAGCGAATTTTAGGTGAAGAGATACAAATACCGGATTTTAACAGACCAGAAGGAATCCTTTCCCGTTTTAAACATATATTTGTAAAAAATTAG